In the Drosophila takahashii strain IR98-3 E-12201 chromosome 3R, DtakHiC1v2, whole genome shotgun sequence genome, one interval contains:
- the mbc gene encoding dedicator of cytokinesis protein 1 isoform X1 has product MSVWSDCNAKQAEFGIAKCNFDQETKPHRLNLDVGDAVIILKETTHWYYGYRQKAKETRGIFPKSYIHLCEYNIVNGEYCIQRTDIVEEITKVLLEWGSIAKNYFLTTNPSFSKIRGKMNELNNNRAALISGNLPLDEVRKVKLQATNQIDTGNKLLGLDMVVRDESGDILDTNAICTTELYEQHTQAVQRIEKANRLSGDRGTTRTPNKYSHNILLHVNAFVCKFQEDSDLLFTLFDGETHKPISENYVVKWSRTGIARDIDQIDNNRVLFTDLSKSDLAIAKMYLVCYAIRIGSMEFKDSAESKRTSMSIANSMLTRKASQLSVSSSGSASSNGEYIIRRPFGVACKDLTPFINKSDDFRGNIDLPFIMCEKDTLDGTLRKLIANKDIGKIDSKMAVTIEVLRGDIKQIKEEFPRLMHTNVPVARKMGFPEVILPGDVRNDLYLTICSGEFSRIAKTSEKNVEVSVCVANEQGYLMPGVLSIGAGHQPIDEYKSVVYYHDDKPKWQETFKIHVPIEDFKQCHLRFVLKHRSSNEQKDRTEKPFALSYVRLMQANGTTITQGQHILAVYKMDHKKYDKTVANCYLELPATVAELQGAKPSIGGLTLLPKDQLSIGVNLCSTKLTQSVSLLGLLNWSAHKETLEQSLNALSTVPGEEVVKFLQDILDALFNILVENDQPEKYDQLVFMSIIHLIETVSDLKYQHFLTVLDVYINESFSFTLAYTKLMDVLQKNISDAITPKEKSADGNDLEESVEVRRLYKTTRYLHYVMKFVIRSRVLYAEMNCNTDYVDFATRLQELLRMFIDMIGCPSNLLKSEGALLKNLHIIATDLMQVFDQVRLSVSIVEILEKFPPRRLTQSKMGCIKDFVETKLFTLPKCRAILLPVFCKHIKDHLDSKEEGDSKTDIWQQEKNLSKAAKVLGQKKSQLHTCDTTANKKIAECINIMNNILKLLFRSDVGATHNDIRDIMIILFRTVMKAAHALDRDTGLVGKFFAIMLGILQRMDAHHYEYFVKDLHQRGELKHFVVEILLVFEELVSPHQKAVFPRDWMDMIMHQNTVILGALKHLSVVITDYFLCPFEKQIWSNFFQCSIAFLVQSPLQLNDFNDNKRQIVFARYRDIRKDTAMEIRKMWFQLGQHKPKFVPQLVEPILEMSMIPEKELRQETIPIFFDMMQCEYYSSRLEQESYGDTKFNNAHYKGNFSDFKTAMIEKLDILIGAGKGDAEYKVLFETIMLERCAAHNTLNVDGTAFVQMVTRLMDKLLEYRFIIQDESKENRMACTFSLLQFYSEVDLKEMYIRYVYKLCALHMEFENYTEAAFTLKLHTELLRWTDTELSHQLRSYKHSHCRTHRQLKEALYFEIMEYFDKGKQWECAIDMCRVLARQYEEEIFDYLKLAELLNRMALFYEKIIKELRHNSEYFRVCFYGRGFPRFLQNRVYIFRGKEYERHSDFCARMLVQHPQAELMQTLEAPGEEITNSDGQFIQVNKVEPIMGQAFSKFNDKIINNEIVKYFAANNVQKFQFSRPFRDSINGGDRDDVRNLWLERTELLIRFPLPGILRWFPVIETNTFKISPLERAVEIMKDTNRDIRQLVILHKSDESLHINPLSMKLNGIVDPAVMGGFAKYEEAFLTEDYLEQNPDDKELVEELKELIAHQIPLLEIAIQLHRMRAPDSLKALQEHLEGCFADMQQHVELRYGRKSCDLKIERDSVVMRRPNFFLPPLFDGSNNRHSETSMGSSDSGLSKSTFLPRPQTNSIKNPFSGLGFNTRPSLGHSPSIKSNKSKDKTPSKRRNKDGKVKEREAHSLSSSQWYTPPLSTITSTPEKEINTSIASLASTSNSSLSGPKTPDPHVLTEELTPKRPLRSEMEKERRLSRPASIATPTATIKNFPDTRSLSESSNRNSVETTDSTSEEDIRPPPLPAKARDSTDFTSLSQNLDWTPNGYAMLSTISNTSSSSMSTTSTLTKTSITNTTYEYLETTNFSLVGAVDGNKPRPPTPPPKPSRHSKHIP; this is encoded by the exons ATGAGTGTGTGGAGCGATTGCAATGCCAAGCAGGCAGAATTCGGCATTG CCAAGTGCAATTTCGACCAGGAGACGAAGCCACATCGCCTCAATCTGGATGTGGGCGATGCTGTCATAATTCTGAAGGAGACCACCCACTGGTACTACGGCTACAGGCAAAA AGCAAAGGAAACACGCGGCATATTTCCCAAGAGCTATATACATTTATGCGAATATAATATCGTGAATGGGGAGTACTGCATCCAGCGTACGGATATTGTCGAGGAGATCACCAAAGTGCTCCTTGAGTGGGGTTCCATAGCCAAGAATTACTTTCTG ACCACGAATCCAAGCTTTTCGAAAATTCGCGGAAAAATGAACGAATTGAACAATAACAGGGCGGCCCTGATCTCCGGCAATCTGCCGCTGGACGAAGTGCGGAAGGTGAAGCTGCAGGCCACCAACCAGATCGACACGGGCAACAAGCTCCTCGGCCTGGACATGGTGGTGCGGGATGAGAGTGGCGATATTTTGGACACCAATGCCATTTGCACCACCGAGCTGTACGAACAGCATACGCAAGCTGTTCAGCGCATCGAAAAGGCCAAT CGTCTTTCCGGCGACCGGGGAACCACTCGAACCCCCAACAAGTACTCGCACAACATCCTGCTGCACGTGAACGCCTTCGTTTGCAAGTTCCAGGAGGATTCGGACCTGCTCTTCACCCTTTTCGATGGAGAGACGCACAAGCCGATTAGCGAGAACTATGTGGTCAAGTGGTCGCGAACGGGAATCGCCCGGGATATTGACCAGATCGACAACAACCGCGTGCTGTTCACGGATCTCAGTAAAAGCGATCTGGCCATCGCCAAAATGTACCTCGTCTGCTATGCCATCCGCATCGGTTCCATGGAGTTCAAGGATTCGGCCGAGTCCAAGCGGACCAGCATGAGCATTGCCAACAGCATGCTGACTCGCAAGGCTTCCCAGTTGTCGGTGAGTTCCAGTGGCTCGGCCAGCAGCAATGGGGAATACATTATCCGGCGACCCTTCGGAGTTGCCTGCAAGGATCTGACGCCGTTCATCAACAAGTCGGACGACTTTCGCGGCAACATCGACTTGCCCTTCATCATGTGCGAGAAGGATACGCTGGATGGCACCCTGCGCAAGCTGATAGCCAACAAGGATATCGGCAAGATAGACTCCAAGATGGCTGTTACCATCGAGGTTCTACGAGGCGACATCAAGCAGATTAAGGAGGAATTTCCCCGACTGATGCACACAAATGTGCCGGTGGCCCGCAAGATGGGATTCCCAGAAGTTATTCTCCCCGGCGATGTGCGAAACGATCTGTACCTAACGATCTGCAGCGGAGAGTTTTCGCGCATTGCCAAGACATCGGAGAAGAACGTGGAGGTGTCGGTGTGTGTGGCCAACGAGCAGGGATACCTCATGCCCGGCGTGCTGAGCATCGGGGCAGGGCATCAGCCCATTGACGAGTACAAGTCGGTGGTTTATTACCACGACGACAAGCCAAAGTGGCAGGAGACCTTCAAGATTCACGTGCCCATCGAGGACTTTAAGCAGTGTCACCTTCGTTTCGTCCTCAAGCACCGCAGCAGCAACGAGCAAAAGGATCGCACTGAGAAGCCCTTCGCCCTGTCTTATGTGCGCCTGATGCAGGCTAACGGCACGACCATCACCCAGGGTCAGCACATACTCGCTGTGTACAAGATGGACCACAAGAAGTACGACAAAACGGTGGCCAATTGTTACCTGGAGCTTCCAGCCACGGTGGCTGAGCTGCAGGGCGCCAAGCCCTCCATCGGCGGACTCACTCTCCTGCCGAAGGATCAGCTCTCCATTGGCGTCAACCTGTGCAGCACCAAGCTCACGCAGAGCG TGAGCTTGCTGGGCCTTCTTAATTGGTCCGCCCACAAGGAGACGCTGGAACAGTCCCTTAACGCCCTGTCCACGGTGCCCGGCGAGGAGGTGGTGAAATTCCTGCAGGACATACTCGATGCCCTGTTCAACATACTGGTGGAGAATGATCAGCCCGAGAAATACGACCAGCTCGTCTTCATGAGCATTATACATTTGATTGAAACCGTGTCCGATCTCAAGTACCAACACTTTCTCACTGTTCTCGATGTGTATATCAATGAGAGCTTCTCATTTACCCTTGCCTATAC CAAACTGATGGATGTGCTGCAAAAGAATATCAGCGATGCAATCACGCCGAAAGAAAAGTCTGCCGATGGCAATGACCTGGAGGAGAGCGTCGAGGTGCGGCGTTTGTACAAGACCACTCGTTACCTTCACTACGTAATGAAGTTTGTGATTCGATCGCGGGTTCTCTACGCCGAGATGAACTGCAACACGGACTATGTGGACTTTGCCACGCGGCTGCAGGAATTACTTCGCATGTTTATCGACATGATTGGCTGTCCGAGCAATCTGCTCAAGTCGGAGGGAGCGCTGCTCAAGAATCTGCACATCATAGCCACCGATCTGATGCAGGTGTTCGATCAAGTGCGATTGAG CGTTTCCATTGTGGAGATCCTTGAGAAATTCCCACCGCGCCGCCTGACTCAGTCGAAGATGGGCTGCATCAAAGACTTTGTGGAGACCAAGCTCTTCACCCTACCCAAGTGTCGAGCCATCCTACTGCCCGTGTTCTGCAAGCACATCAAGGATCACCTCGACAGCAAGGAAGAG GGAGACTCGAAAACCGATATCTGGCAGCAAGAAAAGAATCTTTCGAAAGCCGCTAAAGTGCTCGGACAGAAAAAATCCCAACTGCACACATGTGATACGACTGCCAACAAAAAG ATTGCCGAGTGCATCAACATTATGAACAACATACTGAAACTTCTGTTTCGGTCGGACGTGGGCGCCACGCACAACGACATTCGGGACATTATGATCATCCTGTTCCGCACCGTGATGAAGGCGGCCCACGCTTTGGACAGGGACACGGGATTGGTGGGCAAGTTCTTTGCCATCATGCTGGGAATCCTGCAGCGCATGGACGCCCATCACTACGAGTACTTTGTGAAGGACCTGCATCAGCGCGGGGAGCTGAAGCACTTTGTCGTCGAGATCCTGCTGGTTTTCGAGGAGCTGGTGTCGCCGCACCAGAAGGCCGTTTTCCCGCGCGATTGGATGGACATGATAATGCACCAGAACACCGTGATCTTGGGCGCCCTGAAGCACCTGTCCGTGGTGATCACGGACTACTTTTTGTGTCCCTTTGAGAAGCAGATCTGGTCGAATTTCTTTCAGTGCTCCATCGCCTTTCTGGTGCAATCCCCCCTGCAGTTGAACGACTTCAACGACAATAAGCGGCAAATAGTGTTCGCCCGGTATCGCGACATTCGCAAGGACACGGCCATGGAGATCCGGAAGATGTGGTTCCAGCTGGGGCAGCACAAGCCCAAGTTCGTGCCGCAGCTGGTGGAGCCCATACTGGAGATGAGCATGATTCCGGAGAAGGAGCTGCGCCAGGAGACGATCCCCATCTTCTTCGACATGATGCAGTGCGAGTACTACAGCTCGCGGCTGGAGCAGGAAAGCTATGGCGACACCAAGTTCAATAACGCCCACTACAAGGGTAACTTTTCGGACTTCAAGACGGCGATGATCGAGAAGCTGGACATCCTGATTGGAGCGGGCAAAGGCGATGCCGAGTACAAGGTTCTGTTCGAGACCATCATGCTGGAGCGATGTGCTGCGCACAACACCCTAAATGTGGATGGCACCGCCTTTGTGCAGATGGTCACGCGGCTGATGGACAAGCTGTTGGAATACCGCTTTATTATCCAAGACGAGAGCAAGGAGAATCGCATGGCCTGCACCTTCTCGCTGCTGCAGTTCTACTCGGAGGTGGACCTCAAGGAGATGTACATACGGTATGTGTACAAACTCTGCGCCCTGCACATGGAGTTCGAGAACTACACGGAGGCTGCTTTTACTTTGAAGCTGCACACGGAGCTGTTGCGCTGGACGGACACGGAGCTGTCGCACCAGCTGCGCAGCTACAAGCACAGCCACTGCCGCACCCACCGCCAACTAAAGGAGGCTCTGTACTTTGAGATCATGGAGTACTTCGACAAGGGAAAACAGTGGGAGTGCGCCATTGATATGTGCCGGGTGCTGGCCCGCCAGTACGAGGAGGAGATCTTCGACTACCTGAAGCTGGCCGAGCTTCTCAATCGCATGGCTTTGTTCTACGAGAAGATCATCAAGGAGCTGCGGCACAACTCGGAGTATTTCCGCGTGTGCTTCTATGGCCGGGGATTCCCGCGTTTTCTCCAGAATCGCGTTTACATCTTTCGTGGCAAGGAGTACGAGCGGCACAGTGATTTCTGCGCCCGCATGCTAGTGCAGCATCCACAGGCTGAACTCATGCAAACGCTGGAGGCGCCGGGCGAGGAGATCACCAACAGCGACGGGCAGTTCATCCAGGTGAACAAGGTGGAGCCGATCATGGGTCAGGCGTTCAGCAAGTTCAACGATAAGATCATCAACAACGAAATCGTCAAGTATTTCGCCGCCAACAATGTGCAGAAGTTCCAGTTTTCGCGTCCGTTCCGGGACAGTATTAATGGCGGCGACAGGGACGATGTTCGGAATCTGTGGCTGGAGCGCACCGAGCTGCTCATCCGTTTCCCCCTGCCGGGCATCCTGCGCTGGTTCCCCGTCATCGAAACAAACACATTCAAGATCTCTCCGCTGGAGCGAGCGGTGGAAATCATGAAGGACACGAATCGGGACATTAGGCAGCTGGTGATTCTGCACAAGAGTGACGAGAGTCTGCACATCAACCCGCTGAGCATGAAACTCAATGGCATTGTGGATCCGGCTGTGATGGGTGGCTTTGCCAAGTACGAGGAGGCCTTCCTAACCGAGGATTATCTAGAGCAGAATCCGGACGACAAGGAGTTGGTGGAGGAGCTCAAGGAACTGATTGCCCATCAGATTCCGCTGCTGGAGATAG CTATTCAGCTCCACCGTATGCGTGCTCCGGACAGCCTGAAAGCGCTGCAGGAGCACCTGGAAGGCTGCTTCGCCGACATGCAGCAGCACGTGGAGTTGCGATACGGTCGCAAGTCCTGTGACCTGAAAATTGAGCGAGATTCGGTAGTCATGCGGAGGCCGAACTTTTTCCTGCCTCCTCTCTTCGATGGCAGCAACAATCGGCACTCGGAAACCAGCATGGGATCCTCAGA TAGCGGCCTGTCGAAGTCAACATTTCTGCCGCGTCCACAGACCAATTCCATTAAGAACCCATTCTCCGGCTTAGGTTTCAACACTAG ACCCAGTTTGGGACACTCACCGAGCATCAAGAGCAACAAGAGCAAGGACAAGACTCCCAGCAAGCGGCGAAATAAGGATGGAAAGGTTAAG GAGCGGGAAGCGCATAGCCTGTCCAGCAGCCAGTGGTATACACCTCCGCTGTCCACCATAACATCGACGCCGGAGAAGGAGATCAACACATCCATAGCTTCGCTAGCCAGTACATCTAATAGTTCTCTGAGTGGTCCCAAGACGCCGGATCCACATGTTCTCACAGAGGAG CTTACACCCAAGCGACCTCTGCGTTCGGAAATGGAAAAGGAACGTCGACTCTCTCGTCCTGCCAGCATTGCCACGCCAACGGCCACCATTAAGAATTTCCCCGACACGCGCTCGCTGTCCGAGAGCAGCAATCGCAACTCTGTTG AAACTACAGATTCTACATCGGAGGAGGACATTCGGCCACCACCGCTGCCAGCCAAAGCACGCGACTCCACGGATTTCACGAGCCTGTCGCAGAACTTGGATTGGACGCCGAATGGCTATGCGATGCTCAGCACAAttagcaacaccagcagcagcagcatgagCACCACCTCGACCCTGACGAAGACCAGTATTACCAACACCACGTACGAGTATTTGGAGACCACGAACTTCAGTTTGGTGGGTGCCGTCGATGGAAACAAGCCGCGTCCGCCGACGCCGCCACCGAAGCCATCGCGCCACAGCAAACACATTCCATAG